A window of the Leishmania mexicana MHOM/GT/2001/U1103 complete genome, chromosome 29 genome harbors these coding sequences:
- a CDS encoding putative chaperonin HSP60/CNP60, whose translation MFALSRRLASGKSIEFGGEARQLILSGIERIATAVGVTLGPKGRNVIIRQPDGEPKITKDGVTVARSIEFHDQFEDVGAKLIRQVANKTNDVAGDGTTTATILAWSIFAEGYKSVATGANPMDLKRGIDAAVEIILDDLAAQTRPVKDFAMLENVATISANGERPLGTLIAQAVQAVGVKGFVSVLDGKAATTEWSRYDGWSTEHGFLSSALMTDRANLRSRLDNPLLFVTAQPLEAVQDVVRLLGAARAQQRPLVLIGPSFANPVLQTIILNHECGVVQCGVVCAPELKEEELHDVASSCQCNVEKVSSVGYVEDVKCLLGSAKHMEQTMDNTVVCGTGDTSARVRLLQSRLERLMTEESREAMRERISKLNCTHAVIRVGGRSAIEVSESKDRVLDALNAARNALGEGIVAGGGAALLHASKKLDELLLNDEEMEQDRRTGIQIVRNAIRLPLKKISENAGEEGAVIVENVAEYQETSMGYDAQHSTYVDMFEAGIVDPVQVVRSCVVDAASVAGLMITTEASVCDYRPTPDKRRK comes from the coding sequence ATGTTCGCCTTATCGCGCCGTTTGGCAAGCGGCAAGTCTATCGAGTTTGGCGGagaggcgcggcagctgaTACTATCTGGTATCGAGCGCATCGCCACTGCCGTCGGAGTAACGCTCGGCCCCAAGGGCCGGAACGTGATAATTCGGCAACCGGACGGGGAGCCAAAGATCACCAAAGACGGCGTCACAGTAGCCCGCTCGATCGAGTTTCACGACCAGTTCGAGGACGTCGGGGCGAAGTTGATCCGACAGGTGGCCAACAAAACCAACGATGTGGCGGGCGATggcacgacgacggcgaccaTTCTCGCCTGGAGCATCTTCGCCGAGGGCTACAAGAGTGTCGCAACCGGGGCGAACCCGATGGACCTCAAGCGCGGCATCGACGCGGCTGTTGAAATTATCCTTGATGACCTGGCAGCGCAGACCCGCCCGGTCAAGGACTTCGCCATGCTTGAGAACGTGGCCACCATCAGCGCGAACGGCGAGCGACCCCTCGGCACTCTCAttgcgcaggcggtgcaggcggtCGGCGTGAAGGGCTTTGTGTCTGTACTGGATGGAAAGGCGGCCACAACGGAGTGGTCGAGATACGATGGCTGGAGCACCGAGCACGGCTTTCTTTCCAGCGCCCTCATGACCGACAGAGCCAACCTGCGCAGCAGGCTGGACAACCCGCTACTCTTTGTcactgcgcagccgctggaggcggtgcaggatGTGGTACGGCTGTTGGGGGCGGCacgggcgcagcagcgaccgtTGGTGCTGATTGGTCCCTCTTTTGCCAACCCGGTGCTGCAGACGATCATCCTGAATCACGAATGTGGCGTCGTTCagtgtggtgtggtgtgtgccCCAGAGTTgaaggaggaagagctgcacgacgttgcctcctcctgccAGTGCAACGTGGAGAAGGTCAGCTCCGTCGGGTACGTGGAGGACGTGAAATGCCTGCTCGGGTCCGCAAAACACATGGAGCAGACCATGGACAACACTGTCGTGTGCGGCACGGGCGACACGTCAGCGCGAGtccggctgctgcagagccGGCTGGAGCGTCTCATGACCGAGGAAAGCCGCGAGGCCATGCGGGAGCGCATCTCGAAACTAAATTGCACCCACGCCGTCATCCGTGTGGGTGGTCGCTCCGCAATCGAAGTGAGCGAGTCGAAGGATCGAGTGCTGGACGCGCTGAATGCGGCCCGCAACGCGCTCGGCGAAGGCATCGTggctggtggcggcgcggctctCCTGCACGCCTCGAAGAAGCTCGACGAACTCTTGCTTAACGACGAGGAGATGGAGCAGGACCGCCGCACTGGCATTCAGATTGTGCGCAACGCCATTCGCCTTCCCCTGAAGAAGATCAGTGAAAACGCCGGTGAGGAGGGCGCTGTGATAGTCGAGAACGTGGCTGAGTATCAAGAGACGTCCATGGGATACGACGCGCAACATAGCACGTACGTGGACATGTTTGAAGCCGGCATTGTCGACCCTGTCCAGGTG